The Syngnathus typhle isolate RoL2023-S1 ecotype Sweden linkage group LG3, RoL_Styp_1.0, whole genome shotgun sequence genome window below encodes:
- the uso1 gene encoding general vesicular transport factor p115 isoform X5 translates to MNFFRGVMGGQAAGPQPTGAETIQKLCDRVASSTLLEDRRDAVRALKSLSKKYRMEVGTQAMDHLINILQTDRSDSEILGYALDTMYNIICNDEEEEQDETAQKQADDLGAKFTEAFIQDPEHITLLLTMLEEFDFHVRWPAVKLLTALLRNQCVQLQSIILVSPMGVSRLMDLLADSREVIRNDGLLLLQQLTKSNAAIQKIVAFENAFERLLDIITEEGSSDGGIVVEDCLLLLRNLLKNNSSNQNFFKEGSFIQRMRPWFEVGDDNSGWSAQKVTNLHLMLQLVRVMVSPVNSPGATASCQRSMYQCGLLQQLCTILMATGVPADILTETINTVSEVIRGSQINQDYFASVNAPSNPPRPAIVVLLMSMVNERQPFVLRCAVLYCFQCFLYKNQKGQGEIVATLLPSTIDANSISAGQLLCGGLFSADSLSNWCASVALAHALQDNLTQKEQLLRVQLATSLGKPPVSLLQQCTNILSQGSKVQTRVGLLMLLCTWINNCPIAVTHFLHNQENVPFLTAQISENLGEDERLVQGLCALLLGICIYYNDNSLENYTKEKLKQLIEKRIGKENFVEKLGFVTKHELYSRAAQKPQPVFPSPDQMLFDHEFTKLVKELEGVITKAVHKSSEDEKKEEEVKKTLEQHDNIVTQYKELIREQDSKIQELKEQVSSLTTQTEQMQATMTQQQSQIQQHKDQYNILKLKLGKENSSQASITLGDGAHVNGVQTEEATQLREEMEELRSQHALLQTQLGEKDAIINSLRSERSQPTDGDTAGSDNAELLKELELLRSQVQSQAAEIGQMKSDNADLLRRAETESSSDFPSDATKTAELESRLAAQTSEVERLKEEVQGLTGGREQLEQQTASATSSAAILKAEMAKLEAELLESKKEQDDLLMLLADQDQKIQSLRKRLKDLGETVDDEDELDTRDQTDEDDEDED, encoded by the exons ATGAACTTCTTCAGGGGAGTGATGGGCGGGCAGGCAGCCGGGCCGCAGCCGACCGGAGCGGAGACG ATCCAGAAATTGTGCGACAGAGTTGCCTCGTCGACTCTCCTCGAAGATCGCAGGGATGCGGTCCGTGCTCTCAAATCCCTCTCTAAG AAATATCGCATGGAGGTTGGCACGCAGGCGATGGATCACTTGATAAACATCCTGCAGACTGACAG ATCCGACTCTGAAATCCTCGGCTACGCTTTGGACACTATGTACAACATTATCTGCAAcgatgaggaggaagagcaaG atgAGACTGCCCAGAAGCAGGCAGATGATCTGGGCGCCAAGTTCACAGAAGCCTTCATCCAGGACCCCGAACACATCACGCTTCTCCTCACCATGTTGGAG GAGTTTGACTTCCACGTGCGTTGGCCCGCCGTGAAGCTGCTGACGGCCCTGCTGAGGAACCAGTGTGTCCAGTTGCAGAGCATCATCCTGGTTAGCCCCATGG GTGTCTCCAGGTTGATGGACCTGTTGGCCGATTCTAGAGAAGTGATACGCAACGAC GGTTTGCTGTTGCTCCAGCAGCTGACCAAAAGCAACGCAGCCATCCAGAAGATTGTGGCCTTCGAGAACGCCTTTGAGCGTCTCCTGGATATCATCACCGAAGAAGGCAGCAGTGATGGAG GCATTGTCGTGGAGGACTGCCTGCTCCTATTGCGCAACCTCCTCAAGAACAACAGCTCCAACCAGAACTTCTTCAAAGAGGGCTCCTTCATCCAGCGCATGAGGCCATGGTTCGAAGTCGGCGACGACAACTCGGGCTGGTCGGCACAGAAGGTCACCAACCTCCACCTCATGCTGCAG CTGGTGCGAGTCATGGTGTCCCCGGTGAACTCGCCCGGAGCCACGGCCAGCTGTCAGAGGTCCATGTACCAGTGTGGCCTCCTGCAGCAGCTGTGCACCATCCTCATGGCCACCGGCGTGCCGGCGGACATCCTCACTGAG ACCATCAACACTGTGTCAGAAGTCATCAGGGGCTCGCAGATCAACCAGGACTACTTTGCGTCAGTTAACGCACCATCCAACCCACCCAG ACCCGCTATCGTGGTCCTGCTCATGTCCATGGTGAACGAGAGGCAACCTTTTGTGCTACGCTGCGCCGTGCTCTACTGCTTCCAATGTTTCTTGTACAAGAACCAGAAAGGGCAAGGGGAGATCGTGGCCACGCTGCTGCCTTCCACCATCGACG CGAATTCCATCTCAGCCGGCCAGCTGCTGTGCGGCGGGCTGTTCTCCGCCGACTCCCTGTCCAACTGGTGCGCTTCGGTGGCCCTGGCGCACGCCTTGCAGGACAACCTCACCCAGAAGGAGCAGCTGCTGCGGGTCCAGCTGGCCACCAGCCTGGGCAAGCCGCCCGTCTCCTTGCTGCAGCAGTGCACCAACATCCTCTCCCAG GGCAGCAAGGTGCAGACCAGGGTGGGGCTCCTCATGCTCCTGTGCACGTGGATCAACAACTGCCCCATCGCCGTCACGCACTTTCTGCACAATCAGGAAAATGTGCCTTTT CTCACGGCGCAGATCTCTGAGAACCTGGGAGAGGACGAACGTCTGGTGCAAGGCCTGTGCGCGTTGCTGCTGGGCATCTGCATTTATTACAATGACAACTCGCTGGAAAACTATACCAA aGAGAAGTTGAAGCAGCTGATCGAGAAGCGCATCGGCAAGGAGAACTTTGTGGAGAAGCTTGGTTTTGTCACCAAACACGAGCTGTACTCGCGCGCCGCCCAGAAGCCGCAGCCGGTTTTTCCTTCTCCGGATCAGATGCTCTTTGACCACGAGTTCACCAAGCTGGTCAAAGAACTTGAGG GTGTGATAACCAAGGCGGTCCACAAGTCCAGCGAAGACGAGAAGAAAGAAGAGGAGGTGAAGAAGACGCTGGAGCAGCACGACAACATCGTCACGCAGTACAAAGAGCTGATCAGAGAGCAG GACTCCAAGATACAGGAGCTGAAGGAGCAGGTGTCCTCCTTGACCACCCAGACTGAACAGATGCAGGCCACCATGACCCAGCAGCAGAGCCAGATCCAGCAGCACAAGGACCAGTACAACATTCTGAAACTCAAGCTGG GTAAGGAAAACTCAAGTCAAGCTAGCATCACACTGGGAGACGGCGCCCACGTCAACGGCGTTCAGACCGAAGAAGCGACGCAGCTTCGAGAGGAGATGGAGGAGCTGCGCAGTCAACACGCCCTCCTCCAGACGCAGCTGGGTGAAAAAGACGCCATCATTAATTCCTTG CGTTCCGAGCGGTCTCAACCAACCGATGGTGACACAGCAGGCTCAGACAACGCGGAACTCCTCAAG GAGTTGGAGCTTCTGAGGAGTCAGGTCCAGTCGCAGGCAGCTGAGATCGGTCAGATGAAGTCAGACAATGCTGATCTGCTTAGAAGAGCTGAAACTGAG TCTAGCAGCGACTTCCCCTCGGATGCTACCAAGACAGCCGAACTGGAGAGCAGACTAGCGGCGCAGACGTCCGAAGTGGAGAGATTAAAA GAGGAGGTCCAGGGCCTGACGGGGGGCCGGGAGCAGCTAGAACAGCAGACGGCCTCGGCCACCAGCTCGGCGGCCATCTTGAAAGCGGAGATGGCCAAGCTTGAAGCGGAACTGCTGGAGTCCAAGAAAGAGCAAGACGACCTGCTCATGCTGCTGGCCGACCAGGACCAGAAAATCCAGAGCCTCAGGAAGAGACTCAAAGATCTCGGAGAGACG GTGGATGATGAGGACGAGCTGGACACCAGGGACCAGACTGACGAGGACGATGAAGATGAAGATTAG
- the uso1 gene encoding general vesicular transport factor p115 isoform X4 has protein sequence MNFFRGVMGGQAAGPQPTGAETIQKLCDRVASSTLLEDRRDAVRALKSLSKKYRMEVGTQAMDHLINILQTDRSDSEILGYALDTMYNIICNDEEEEQDESEDETAQKQADDLGAKFTEAFIQDPEHITLLLTMLEEFDFHVRWPAVKLLTALLRNQCVQLQSIILVSPMGVSRLMDLLADSREVIRNDGLLLLQQLTKSNAAIQKIVAFENAFERLLDIITEEGSSDGGIVVEDCLLLLRNLLKNNSSNQNFFKEGSFIQRMRPWFEVGDDNSGWSAQKVTNLHLMLQLVRVMVSPVNSPGATASCQRSMYQCGLLQQLCTILMATGVPADILTETINTVSEVIRGSQINQDYFASVNAPSNPPRPAIVVLLMSMVNERQPFVLRCAVLYCFQCFLYKNQKGQGEIVATLLPSTIDANSISAGQLLCGGLFSADSLSNWCASVALAHALQDNLTQKEQLLRVQLATSLGKPPVSLLQQCTNILSQGSKVQTRVGLLMLLCTWINNCPIAVTHFLHNQENVPFLTAQISENLGEDERLVQGLCALLLGICIYYNDNSLENYTKEKLKQLIEKRIGKENFVEKLGFVTKHELYSRAAQKPQPVFPSPDQMLFDHEFTKLVKELEGVITKAVHKSSEDEKKEEEVKKTLEQHDNIVTQYKELIREQDSKIQELKEQVSSLTTQTEQMQATMTQQQSQIQQHKDQYNILKLKLGKENSSQASITLGDGAHVNGVQTEEATQLREEMEELRSQHALLQTQLGEKDAIINSLRSERSQPTDGDTAGSDNAELLKELELLRSQVQSQAAEIGQMKSDNADLLRRAETESSSDFPSDATKTAELESRLAAQTSEVERLKEEVQGLTGGREQLEQQTASATSSAAILKAEMAKLEAELLESKKEQDDLLMLLADQDQKIQSLRKRLKDLGETVDDEDELDTRDQTDEDDEDED, from the exons ATGAACTTCTTCAGGGGAGTGATGGGCGGGCAGGCAGCCGGGCCGCAGCCGACCGGAGCGGAGACG ATCCAGAAATTGTGCGACAGAGTTGCCTCGTCGACTCTCCTCGAAGATCGCAGGGATGCGGTCCGTGCTCTCAAATCCCTCTCTAAG AAATATCGCATGGAGGTTGGCACGCAGGCGATGGATCACTTGATAAACATCCTGCAGACTGACAG ATCCGACTCTGAAATCCTCGGCTACGCTTTGGACACTATGTACAACATTATCTGCAAcgatgaggaggaagagcaaG ACGAATCAGAAG atgAGACTGCCCAGAAGCAGGCAGATGATCTGGGCGCCAAGTTCACAGAAGCCTTCATCCAGGACCCCGAACACATCACGCTTCTCCTCACCATGTTGGAG GAGTTTGACTTCCACGTGCGTTGGCCCGCCGTGAAGCTGCTGACGGCCCTGCTGAGGAACCAGTGTGTCCAGTTGCAGAGCATCATCCTGGTTAGCCCCATGG GTGTCTCCAGGTTGATGGACCTGTTGGCCGATTCTAGAGAAGTGATACGCAACGAC GGTTTGCTGTTGCTCCAGCAGCTGACCAAAAGCAACGCAGCCATCCAGAAGATTGTGGCCTTCGAGAACGCCTTTGAGCGTCTCCTGGATATCATCACCGAAGAAGGCAGCAGTGATGGAG GCATTGTCGTGGAGGACTGCCTGCTCCTATTGCGCAACCTCCTCAAGAACAACAGCTCCAACCAGAACTTCTTCAAAGAGGGCTCCTTCATCCAGCGCATGAGGCCATGGTTCGAAGTCGGCGACGACAACTCGGGCTGGTCGGCACAGAAGGTCACCAACCTCCACCTCATGCTGCAG CTGGTGCGAGTCATGGTGTCCCCGGTGAACTCGCCCGGAGCCACGGCCAGCTGTCAGAGGTCCATGTACCAGTGTGGCCTCCTGCAGCAGCTGTGCACCATCCTCATGGCCACCGGCGTGCCGGCGGACATCCTCACTGAG ACCATCAACACTGTGTCAGAAGTCATCAGGGGCTCGCAGATCAACCAGGACTACTTTGCGTCAGTTAACGCACCATCCAACCCACCCAG ACCCGCTATCGTGGTCCTGCTCATGTCCATGGTGAACGAGAGGCAACCTTTTGTGCTACGCTGCGCCGTGCTCTACTGCTTCCAATGTTTCTTGTACAAGAACCAGAAAGGGCAAGGGGAGATCGTGGCCACGCTGCTGCCTTCCACCATCGACG CGAATTCCATCTCAGCCGGCCAGCTGCTGTGCGGCGGGCTGTTCTCCGCCGACTCCCTGTCCAACTGGTGCGCTTCGGTGGCCCTGGCGCACGCCTTGCAGGACAACCTCACCCAGAAGGAGCAGCTGCTGCGGGTCCAGCTGGCCACCAGCCTGGGCAAGCCGCCCGTCTCCTTGCTGCAGCAGTGCACCAACATCCTCTCCCAG GGCAGCAAGGTGCAGACCAGGGTGGGGCTCCTCATGCTCCTGTGCACGTGGATCAACAACTGCCCCATCGCCGTCACGCACTTTCTGCACAATCAGGAAAATGTGCCTTTT CTCACGGCGCAGATCTCTGAGAACCTGGGAGAGGACGAACGTCTGGTGCAAGGCCTGTGCGCGTTGCTGCTGGGCATCTGCATTTATTACAATGACAACTCGCTGGAAAACTATACCAA aGAGAAGTTGAAGCAGCTGATCGAGAAGCGCATCGGCAAGGAGAACTTTGTGGAGAAGCTTGGTTTTGTCACCAAACACGAGCTGTACTCGCGCGCCGCCCAGAAGCCGCAGCCGGTTTTTCCTTCTCCGGATCAGATGCTCTTTGACCACGAGTTCACCAAGCTGGTCAAAGAACTTGAGG GTGTGATAACCAAGGCGGTCCACAAGTCCAGCGAAGACGAGAAGAAAGAAGAGGAGGTGAAGAAGACGCTGGAGCAGCACGACAACATCGTCACGCAGTACAAAGAGCTGATCAGAGAGCAG GACTCCAAGATACAGGAGCTGAAGGAGCAGGTGTCCTCCTTGACCACCCAGACTGAACAGATGCAGGCCACCATGACCCAGCAGCAGAGCCAGATCCAGCAGCACAAGGACCAGTACAACATTCTGAAACTCAAGCTGG GTAAGGAAAACTCAAGTCAAGCTAGCATCACACTGGGAGACGGCGCCCACGTCAACGGCGTTCAGACCGAAGAAGCGACGCAGCTTCGAGAGGAGATGGAGGAGCTGCGCAGTCAACACGCCCTCCTCCAGACGCAGCTGGGTGAAAAAGACGCCATCATTAATTCCTTG CGTTCCGAGCGGTCTCAACCAACCGATGGTGACACAGCAGGCTCAGACAACGCGGAACTCCTCAAG GAGTTGGAGCTTCTGAGGAGTCAGGTCCAGTCGCAGGCAGCTGAGATCGGTCAGATGAAGTCAGACAATGCTGATCTGCTTAGAAGAGCTGAAACTGAG TCTAGCAGCGACTTCCCCTCGGATGCTACCAAGACAGCCGAACTGGAGAGCAGACTAGCGGCGCAGACGTCCGAAGTGGAGAGATTAAAA GAGGAGGTCCAGGGCCTGACGGGGGGCCGGGAGCAGCTAGAACAGCAGACGGCCTCGGCCACCAGCTCGGCGGCCATCTTGAAAGCGGAGATGGCCAAGCTTGAAGCGGAACTGCTGGAGTCCAAGAAAGAGCAAGACGACCTGCTCATGCTGCTGGCCGACCAGGACCAGAAAATCCAGAGCCTCAGGAAGAGACTCAAAGATCTCGGAGAGACG GTGGATGATGAGGACGAGCTGGACACCAGGGACCAGACTGACGAGGACGATGAAGATGAAGATTAG